A window of Castor canadensis chromosome 10, mCasCan1.hap1v2, whole genome shotgun sequence contains these coding sequences:
- the Tpt1 gene encoding translationally-controlled tumor protein — MIIYRDLISHDELFSDIYKIREIADGLCLEVEGKMVSRTEGNIDDSLIGGNASAEGPEGEGTESTVITGVDIVMNHHLQETSFTKEAYKKYIKDYMKSLKGKLEEQRPERVKPFMTGAAEQIKHILANFNNYQFFIGENMNPDGMVALLDYREDGVTPYMIFFKDGLEMEKC; from the exons ATGATCATCTACCGGGACCTCATCAGCC ACGATGAGCTGTTCTCCGACATTTACAAGATTCGGGAGATCGCGGACGGGCTATGCCTGGAGGTGGAGGGCAAG ATGGTCAGTAGGACCGAGGGTAACATTGATGACTCGCTCATTGGTGGAAATGCCTCCGCTGAAGGGCCTGAGGGCGAAGGTACCGAAAGCACAGTAATCACTGGTGTTGACATTGTCATGAACCATCACTTACAGGAAACCAGCTTCACAAAAGAAGCCTACAAGAAGTATATCAAAGATTACATGAAATC ACTCAAAGGCAAACTTGAAGAACAGAGACCAGAAAGAGTAAAACCTTTCATGACGGGGGCTGCGGAACAAATCAAGCACATCCTTGCTAATTTCAATAACTACCAG TTTTTCATTGGTGAAAACATGAATCCAGATGGCATGGTTGCTCTCCTGGACTACCGCGAGGATGGTGTGACCCCGTATATGATTTTCTTTAAGGATggtttagaaatggaaaaatgt TAA